In one window of Rhodopseudomonas palustris HaA2 DNA:
- a CDS encoding EAL domain-containing protein — protein MEVGDSLSADDRDVRLAALERTRDAVVIVDHDGHLRYVNAAAESTFGLDRTGLLGRAVGALGHDELGARIVQAAFAAVDPDRPLGQAGFEITIGRQDRRAVRAAVSVSRAQVGSGDYAIAFVRDITQEVEQREGIAALMTVAERASRAVLVTDRDDIIIYTNPSFTRLFGYSAEETKGRHAGELLAGRHSNRRTIASPAPDIDDEGSEQQILLYAKDGGEIWVSAEVKGLRDGRGVALLTDISESVQLRTLQQLTLSALADEIPITELADRMCRFVEKIAPDVVSSLQQIESGLVRPLGGPGLPDEYSRALDGVAIGPEKGSCGTAAYFGNPVLAIDIDTDPRWQPFKALPLAAGLRACWSSPIKAKDGRVIGTFAFYFRECRAPSRWHERIVDACVHLGALAIERKEARAQIARLAYYDMLTGLPNRARLRDLIAQATGTCPPGQHVALAFLDVDNFKDVNDTLGHAAGDDFLVAFAQRLREQIRPCDMLARLGGDEFVIVMPGRNASEAGLVASRIAEALALPLGIGTWQVPMSASIGISLYPDNATDIDVLIRQADTAMYQAKRSGRSTYRFFSEDMNGAAEERMAYSAALRNAITFDLLELHYQPQIGTRDGAIHGVEALARWNDPVLGAVSPAKFIPLAEECGLIEQVALWSIRAACRQMAAWRALGLDIPCVSVNLSPINFQNPNLADLVSDILAELRLPPEVLMLEVTEGVIQNERSLAIETMNALRRLGVGLSLDDFGTGYSSLSQLAQLPIRELKIDRGFMRDIAHQSSARAVVTAVVRVGQSLQLSVIAEGVETDEQFALLAELGCDAVQGFLYAPALTPAAFELWLVDYSARRGAAMSKRVAGAPIPALPELRAAAMRRLG, from the coding sequence TCGCCCGCTCGGCCAAGCCGGTTTCGAAATCACCATCGGTCGCCAGGACCGTCGTGCGGTTCGCGCCGCGGTGTCGGTCTCGCGGGCGCAGGTCGGGAGCGGCGATTACGCCATCGCGTTCGTCCGGGACATCACGCAGGAAGTCGAACAGCGCGAGGGGATTGCGGCGCTGATGACGGTCGCCGAACGCGCCAGCCGCGCCGTCCTCGTCACGGATCGCGACGATATCATCATCTATACCAACCCGAGCTTCACGCGTCTGTTCGGATACTCCGCCGAGGAGACGAAGGGCCGGCACGCCGGTGAATTGCTCGCGGGCCGCCATTCGAACCGCCGGACGATCGCGAGCCCGGCGCCCGACATCGACGACGAGGGCAGCGAGCAACAGATCCTGCTCTACGCCAAGGACGGCGGCGAGATCTGGGTCTCCGCCGAGGTCAAGGGACTGCGCGACGGGCGAGGGGTCGCGTTGCTGACCGACATCTCGGAATCCGTGCAGTTGCGGACGCTGCAGCAACTGACGCTGAGCGCACTGGCCGATGAAATCCCGATCACCGAGCTCGCGGACCGGATGTGCAGGTTCGTCGAGAAGATCGCGCCGGACGTGGTGTCCTCGCTGCAGCAGATCGAGTCCGGGTTGGTTCGCCCGCTCGGCGGCCCGGGCCTTCCCGACGAATACTCCCGCGCTCTGGACGGCGTCGCGATCGGTCCGGAGAAGGGGTCTTGCGGGACCGCAGCCTATTTCGGCAATCCGGTCTTGGCGATCGACATCGACACGGATCCGCGCTGGCAGCCGTTCAAGGCGCTGCCGCTCGCCGCCGGTCTGCGCGCCTGCTGGTCGTCGCCGATCAAGGCCAAGGACGGCCGCGTGATCGGCACCTTCGCGTTCTATTTCAGGGAATGCCGCGCGCCCAGCCGCTGGCACGAGCGGATCGTCGACGCTTGCGTGCATCTCGGCGCGCTTGCGATCGAGCGCAAGGAAGCGCGCGCCCAGATCGCGCGGCTCGCTTATTACGACATGCTGACGGGCCTGCCGAACCGCGCGCGCCTGCGCGATCTGATCGCCCAGGCGACCGGGACCTGTCCGCCGGGACAGCACGTCGCGCTGGCGTTCCTCGACGTCGACAATTTCAAGGACGTCAACGACACGCTCGGCCATGCCGCCGGCGACGATTTCCTGGTGGCGTTCGCACAGCGTCTGCGCGAGCAGATTCGGCCGTGCGACATGCTGGCGAGGCTCGGCGGCGACGAGTTCGTGATCGTGATGCCGGGACGCAACGCATCGGAAGCCGGGCTCGTCGCGTCGCGAATTGCCGAGGCCCTGGCGTTGCCGCTCGGGATCGGAACCTGGCAGGTGCCGATGTCCGCCAGCATCGGCATCAGCCTGTATCCGGACAACGCCACCGACATCGATGTGTTGATCAGGCAGGCCGACACGGCGATGTACCAGGCCAAGCGCAGCGGCCGTTCGACCTATCGCTTCTTCAGCGAAGACATGAACGGCGCGGCCGAGGAACGGATGGCCTACAGCGCGGCGTTGCGCAACGCCATCACGTTCGATTTGCTCGAGCTGCACTATCAGCCGCAGATCGGGACCCGCGACGGCGCCATCCACGGCGTCGAGGCGCTGGCGCGCTGGAACGATCCCGTGCTCGGCGCGGTGTCGCCGGCGAAGTTCATTCCGCTGGCCGAAGAGTGCGGGCTGATCGAACAGGTCGCGCTGTGGTCGATCCGCGCCGCTTGCCGGCAGATGGCGGCGTGGCGCGCGCTGGGGCTCGATATTCCTTGCGTCTCCGTCAACCTGTCGCCGATCAATTTCCAGAATCCGAATCTGGCCGATTTGGTGTCGGATATTCTCGCCGAGCTCCGCCTGCCGCCGGAGGTGCTGATGCTCGAAGTGACCGAGGGCGTGATCCAGAACGAACGTTCGCTGGCGATCGAGACCATGAACGCGCTGCGCAGGCTCGGTGTCGGATTGTCGCTCGATGATTTCGGCACCGGCTATTCCAGTCTCAGCCAGCTTGCGCAACTGCCGATCCGCGAATTGAAGATCGACCGCGGCTTCATGCGCGACATCGCGCACCAGTCCAGCGCGCGGGCGGTGGTGACCGCGGTGGTTCGGGTCGGCCAGAGCCTGCAACTCAGCGTGATCGCCGAAGGCGTGGAAACCGACGAGCAATTCGCCTTGCTGGCGGAACTGGGATGCGATGCCGTCCAGGGATTCCTCTACGCCCCGGCGCTGACGCCGGCGGCCTTCGAACTCTGGCTGGTCGACTACAGTGCCCGGCGAGGCGCGGCGATGTCGAAGCGCGTCGCCGGCGCGCCGATCCCGGCATTGCCCGAGCTTCGCGCCGCCGCCATGCGGCGGCTGGGTTAG